In one Notolabrus celidotus isolate fNotCel1 chromosome 1, fNotCel1.pri, whole genome shotgun sequence genomic region, the following are encoded:
- the LOC117821539 gene encoding uncharacterized protein LOC117821539 — MMSTAKKFLLRVYLSSDVAVKLTLSERPESVEELINILKEKVKQRLDFEFTLQYEDPDFDGQLSCLVDINELPEKGTLRVVRTESDTSSCASSDTDILPHVPVSHRLKTWPDVFPVPTFSYEVEHVLAEGNDLFESSGKTVKLNRAQKHNILETMAAAMHSYKSYPSDRDVGVAAEALVRTHPCLKELGSVSGWYGWKVSLKFKMGNYRTKLARSGCLEVSINTGKRSRNNPDRDSPHTNIKRARRAEVNYLPDFPRGENQASLEGMRLQITQEVAKSDKDKILIEKLMQTTFALRRQEIVQESPLVKDILERWPALQMEAQVCAEFHRIANINLRNQFYSELDRHTPRLLAVYRQKAGRTGKASEALRNILKLYDQQVQDIDIKRTTALWALSAYLCEDDPDFYKTWNTEETDEPDITDTPVALVMMVTESTLEMVPFTPDSFSIAVEDNMMIMSISRFSDAFAMVFGLMYVLHLDYPSKLTNTFTFIQKVVMGLDDGKPLKPRLLSLKHDLLQ; from the exons ATGATGTCAACAGCCAAGAAATTCCTGCTACGTGTATACCTTTCATCTGATGTTGCCGTGAAGTTAACCCTGTCTGAGAGGCCCGAATCTGTGGAGGAGCTCATAAACATTCTGAAAGAGAAAGTCAAGCAAAGACTGGACTTTGAGTTCACACTACAATACGAGGATCCAGACTTTGACGGTCAACTCAGCTGCCTGGTTGATATTAATGAGTTACCAGAGAAGGGCACATTAAGAGTTGTCAGAACAGAAAGTGACACCAGCTCCTGTGCAAGTTCTGACACAGACATCCTGCCTCATGTGCCTGTTAGCCACCGCCTAAAGACTTGGCCTGATGTTTTCCCCGTGCCCACCTTTTCCTATGAGGTGGAGCATGTCCTTGCAGAGGGAAATGATCTCTTTGAGAGCTCTGGAAAGACTGTGAAATTAAACAGGGCCCAGAAACATAACATCTTGGAGACGATGGCTGCAGCAATGCACAGCTACAAATCCTATCCCAGTGACAGAGATGTGGGTGTGGCAGCTGAAGCGCTTGTCAGAACACATCCATGTCTTAAAGAGCTAGGAAGTGTGAGTGGTTGGTATGGTTGGAAAGTTAGCCTCAAGTTTAAGATGGGGAATTACCGCACAAAGTTGGCCAGATCTGGTTGTCTGGAGGTGTCTATCAACACTGGcaaaagaagcaggaacaaCCCTGACAGAGACAGTCCCCACACCAACATAAAAAGAGCCAGACGAGCAGAGGTAAACTACCTCCCAGACTTTCCTCGCGGAGAAAACCAGGCTAGTCTAGAAGGAATGAGACTACAGATTACACAAGAAGTGGCAAAGAGTGACAAGGACAAAATTTTAATTGAAAAGCTGATGCAGACAACCTTTGCCCTTCGTCGTCAGGAGATTGTCCAGGAAAGTCCACTGGTAAAGGACATCCTGGAGCGATGGCCAGCCCTTCAGATGGAAGCTCAG GTTTGTGCTGAATTCCATCGAATCGCAAACATAAACCTTCGGAACCAGTTTTATTCAGAGCTTGACCGGCATACACCACGACTTCTGGCGGTGTACAGACAGAAAGCGGGACGCACTGGCAAGGCCTCCGAAGCCCTGCgcaacattttaaagctgtatGATCAG CAAGTACAGGATATTGACATCAAACGCACCACAGCACTTTGGGCCCTCTCAGCGTACCTATGTGAAGATGACCCAGATTTCTACAAAACTTGGAAT ACTGAGGAGACAGATGAGCCAGACATCACAGACACTCCTGTTGCCCTCGTCATGATGGTCACCGAGAGCACCTTGGAAATGGTCCCCTTCACCCCCGACAGCTTTTCCATTGCGGTGGAGGACAACATGATGATCATGAGTATCTCCAGATTCTCAGATGCATTCGCAATGGTATTTGGCTTGATGTATGTCCTGCACTTGGACTACCCCAGCAAACTCACCAACACTTTTACATTCATCCAAAAAGTGGTGATGGGGCTTGATGATGGTAAGCCACTGAAACCCCGCCTACTCAGTCTAAAACATGACCTGCTCCAGTAA
- the LOC117822088 gene encoding sentrin-specific protease 1-like, with amino-acid sequence MTALWHGSCRGLKKVDPMAYDVLLGPVCDNRHWTLVVLYPKERRAVYIDPLGETPDHIIKCRDVTRAFMRQKNLHISRWTCDTINHPRQQDATSCGVFVCKFAECLLTGEVLDFKTDEAAVTQLRWEIACQLVTESENLSELCRACGNAYQSPARNKDGRDDWIQCTACSLWFHLICVGRPPLDRNYYCPACTL; translated from the exons ATGACTGCTCTGTGGCATGGATCATGCCGTGGATTAAAGAAG GTTGACCCAATGGCCTACGATGTCCTCTTAGGCCCTGTGTGTGACAACAGACATTGGACACTTGTG GTCCTTTATCCAAAGGAGAGGCGTGCAGTTTACATAGACCCTCTAGGAGAAACACCTGACCACATAATCAAATGCAGGGATGTAACACG AGCTTTCATGAGGCAAAAAAACCTACACATCTCTAGATGGACTTGTGACACAATTAACCATCCACGTCAGCAGGACGCAACATCTTGTGGAGTATTTGTGTGCAAG TTTGCAGAGTGTCTCCTAACTGGTGAGGTGTTAGATTTCAAGACCGATGAAGCTGCTGTGACACAGTTGAGATGGGAAATAGCTTGCCAACTGGTCACAGAGTCAG AAAATTTGTCAGAACTGTGCAGAGCCTGCGGGAATGCCTACCAAAGTCCAGCAAGAAACAAAGATGGCCGTGATGATTGG ATCCAGTGTACAGCTTGCAGTCTTTGGTTCCATTTAATTTGTGTTGGAAGGCCTCCATTGGACCGAAACTACTACTGTCCAGCATGTACACTGTAA